In a genomic window of Pseudoglutamicibacter albus:
- a CDS encoding ATP-dependent Clp protease proteolytic subunit — protein MNFDPQNFSAAAGNLPENRYILPQFEERTPYGFKRQDPYAKLFEDRIVFLGAQVDDASADDVMAQLLVLESMDPERDITMYINSPGGSFTAMTAIYDTMQFIRPEIQTVCLGQAASAAAVLLAAGTPGKRLALPNARVLIHQPAMGGGERGTATDLQIQADEVLRMRQWLADTLAELSNQTSEQVDKDIERDLFMTAVGAKEYGLIDEVVTSRKMTRS, from the coding sequence ATGAACTTTGATCCACAGAACTTCTCTGCGGCGGCGGGCAACCTTCCTGAAAACCGCTACATCCTCCCACAGTTCGAGGAACGCACCCCGTACGGCTTCAAGCGTCAAGACCCTTACGCGAAACTGTTCGAAGATCGCATCGTGTTCCTCGGCGCACAGGTCGATGACGCATCCGCTGACGATGTGATGGCGCAGCTGTTGGTCCTTGAATCGATGGACCCGGAACGCGACATCACGATGTACATCAACTCCCCGGGTGGCTCATTCACCGCGATGACTGCGATTTATGACACGATGCAGTTCATCCGTCCCGAGATTCAGACGGTATGCCTCGGCCAGGCCGCATCAGCTGCTGCCGTACTTCTCGCTGCAGGTACCCCGGGCAAGCGCCTGGCATTGCCGAACGCTCGCGTACTGATCCACCAGCCTGCGATGGGCGGGGGAGAGCGCGGCACGGCGACCGACCTGCAGATCCAGGCCGATGAGGTCCTGCGTATGCGTCAGTGGCTTGCTGATACGCTCGCGGAACTGTCGAATCAGACCTCCGAACAGGTCGACAAAGACATCGAACGTGACCTCTTCATGACCGCGGTAGGCGCGAAGGAGTACGGCCTGATCGATGAGGTTGTCACCTCGCGTAAGATGACCCGCTCATAA
- a CDS encoding ATP-dependent Clp protease proteolytic subunit: protein MSSVDPAMQEDYIYKRLLKERIIWLGSQVEDKIANTICSQLLLLSAEDPEADIYLYINSPGGSITAGMAIYDTMKFIPNDVVTVATGLAASMGQFLLSSGTKGKRYATPNARILMHQPSGGIGGTASDIRIQAQLILHMKKVMSELTAEQTGQPLERILKDNERDSWFTAEEGKEYGFFDHIAVNASSVTGTGGVQN, encoded by the coding sequence ATGTCCTCCGTAGACCCGGCAATGCAGGAAGACTACATTTACAAGCGCCTGCTGAAGGAACGCATCATCTGGTTGGGCAGTCAGGTAGAAGACAAGATCGCCAACACGATCTGCTCCCAGTTGCTACTACTCTCCGCGGAAGACCCGGAAGCGGACATCTACCTCTACATTAACTCACCAGGTGGCTCGATCACCGCGGGCATGGCCATCTACGACACGATGAAGTTCATCCCGAACGACGTCGTGACCGTCGCTACCGGCCTCGCAGCATCGATGGGCCAGTTCCTGCTGTCCTCCGGAACCAAGGGCAAGCGCTATGCGACCCCGAATGCCCGCATCCTGATGCACCAGCCATCCGGCGGCATCGGAGGCACCGCATCTGACATTCGTATTCAGGCTCAGCTGATCCTGCACATGAAGAAAGTCATGAGCGAACTGACCGCGGAACAGACCGGCCAGCCACTTGAGAGGATCCTCAAAGATAACGAGCGCGACTCCTGGTTCACCGCAGAAGAAGGCAAGGAATACGGCTTCTTCGACCACATCGCTGTGAACGCATCCTCCGTGACTGGCACCGGCGGCGTCCAGAACTAA